One Arcobacter sp. F2176 genomic region harbors:
- the murA gene encoding UDP-N-acetylglucosamine 1-carboxyvinyltransferase, producing MKYLKIQSSKNLQGEIKISGAKNATLPLLASTILSNNQINIGNLPDVVDINTMLKLLEMLGADYSKDKNKIKISTQNLKETKATYDIVKTMRASILVLGPLLARFGHCEVSLPGGCAIGQRPVDLHLKAMEALGATIEIKAGYIKATAPNGLKGAKIVFDKVTVGGTENAIMAAALAVGKTQIINCAKEPEIVQLCEVLKNAGLDISGIGSSDITIMGTNKKLLEFKDFDVIPDRIEAGTYLCAGAITNSKLTITHVQPLHLEAVISKLEEMNFKIETTQNEITIFPSDNIKAVNIITTEYPGFPTDMQAQFMALATQANGTSTIDERLFENRYMHVSELLRMGADIHLNGNIASITGTPNKLNGTDVMATDLRASSALVLAALVADGETNIHRIYHLDRGYEDLEGKLVKIGVNIKSFNE from the coding sequence ATGAAATATCTAAAAATACAATCTTCTAAAAATCTTCAAGGTGAAATAAAAATATCAGGGGCTAAAAATGCCACTTTACCGCTACTTGCATCAACTATATTATCAAATAATCAAATCAATATCGGAAACCTTCCAGATGTAGTTGATATAAATACAATGTTAAAGTTACTAGAAATGTTAGGGGCTGATTATTCAAAAGACAAAAATAAAATAAAAATTTCTACACAAAATCTAAAAGAGACAAAAGCGACTTACGATATTGTAAAAACAATGAGAGCATCAATTTTAGTATTAGGACCACTACTTGCAAGATTTGGGCATTGTGAAGTTTCTCTTCCTGGTGGTTGTGCTATTGGGCAAAGACCTGTTGATTTACACTTAAAAGCTATGGAAGCATTGGGTGCAACAATAGAAATAAAAGCTGGATATATAAAAGCAACTGCACCAAATGGATTAAAGGGTGCAAAAATTGTTTTTGACAAAGTAACCGTGGGTGGAACAGAAAATGCAATTATGGCAGCAGCACTTGCTGTTGGTAAAACACAAATTATCAATTGTGCAAAAGAGCCTGAAATAGTACAATTATGTGAAGTTTTGAAAAATGCAGGATTAGATATAAGCGGAATCGGTAGTTCTGATATTACAATTATGGGTACAAATAAAAAACTTTTGGAATTTAAAGATTTTGATGTAATACCTGATAGAATTGAAGCTGGAACATATTTATGTGCAGGAGCAATTACAAATTCTAAATTGACAATTACGCATGTACAACCTTTGCATTTAGAAGCTGTGATATCAAAACTTGAAGAGATGAATTTTAAAATTGAAACAACACAAAATGAAATCACTATTTTTCCAAGTGATAACATAAAAGCTGTAAATATAATAACAACAGAATATCCAGGCTTTCCAACTGATATGCAAGCTCAATTTATGGCTCTTGCAACCCAAGCAAATGGGACAAGTACTATTGATGAAAGATTGTTTGAAAATAGGTATATGCATGTAAGTGAGCTTTTAAGAATGGGTGCAGATATTCATCTTAATGGAAATATAGCAAGTATAACTGGTACTCCAAATAAACTAAACGGTACAGATGTTATGGCTACAGATTTAAGAGCTAGTTCTGCTTTAGTTTTAGCAGCACTTGTGGCAGATGGTGAAACAAATATTCATAGAATTTATCATTTAGATAGAGGATATGAAGATTTAGAAGGGAAATTAGTAAAAATAGGTGTCAATATCAAAAGTTTTAATGAATAA
- a CDS encoding DUF6394 family protein, whose product MNMDKVISGFFIILAMTVNFGFVYGDLDTMTHHSKYELFAAIIINVIATVLKLGDRTQVGSVLLATSLVADIQLISAASVWTIATYASIVTSEVSTTIVSLSAGALLANIVSVLLYVGDTLKSKR is encoded by the coding sequence ATGAACATGGATAAAGTTATTTCTGGATTTTTTATAATTTTAGCAATGACCGTAAACTTTGGATTTGTGTATGGTGACTTAGATACTATGACTCACCATAGTAAATATGAACTTTTTGCTGCAATTATTATAAATGTAATTGCAACAGTTCTTAAATTGGGTGATAGAACTCAAGTTGGTTCTGTACTTTTAGCAACTTCACTTGTTGCAGATATACAATTGATATCTGCAGCTTCTGTTTGGACAATAGCTACATATGCAAGTATAGTTACTTCTGAAGTTAGTACAACTATCGTATCTCTTTCAGCTGGGGCATTATTAGCAAATATTGTTTCTGTGCTTCTTTATGTGGGAGATACATTAAAATCAAAACGATAG
- a CDS encoding DMT family transporter, which produces MDTQTIQGIKFMLFASLLFAFMGAFAKELSSSMSSIEVVFFRNIFGVVLIAISLYKKPVKQIGGKPLLLFFRGFVGFLALLTFFYNISNISLAEAMTFSKTSTIFTAIFAYIFIKEKLGLRGWIGVFIGFIGILFITKFDGSTLDKTDWLGIFSGVGAALAYTSVRELRTFYDTRVIVLSFMTIGTIGPIILMVIANFYSNSTFDFMFGKFTMPNLNDLLYITLMGITATFAQIYMTKAYGVAKAGIVGTISYSNLIFAIILGVILGDKFPDIWISLGIILIIISGVLASSKK; this is translated from the coding sequence ATGGACACTCAAACAATACAAGGCATAAAGTTTATGCTTTTTGCATCACTTTTATTTGCTTTTATGGGAGCTTTTGCAAAAGAACTAAGCTCTTCAATGAGTTCAATTGAAGTTGTATTTTTCAGAAATATATTTGGAGTAGTCTTAATTGCTATTTCTTTATACAAAAAACCAGTAAAGCAAATAGGTGGAAAGCCTTTATTACTATTTTTCAGAGGTTTTGTTGGTTTTTTAGCCCTGCTTACATTTTTTTACAATATTTCAAATATTTCACTTGCTGAAGCTATGACTTTTTCTAAAACTTCTACAATATTTACAGCTATTTTTGCATATATTTTCATAAAAGAAAAATTAGGATTAAGAGGATGGATAGGGGTATTTATTGGATTTATTGGAATACTTTTTATTACAAAGTTTGATGGAAGTACTTTAGATAAAACAGATTGGCTTGGTATTTTTTCAGGAGTAGGTGCTGCATTAGCATACACTTCAGTTAGAGAACTGAGAACTTTTTATGATACTAGGGTTATAGTTTTGTCATTTATGACAATAGGAACAATAGGTCCTATTATCTTGATGGTAATTGCAAACTTTTATTCAAATAGTACTTTTGATTTTATGTTTGGGAAATTTACGATGCCAAATCTAAATGATTTGTTATATATAACTCTTATGGGAATAACTGCTACATTTGCTCAAATTTATATGACAAAAGCTTATGGGGTTGCAAAAGCTGGAATAGTAGGAACAATTTCATATAGTAATTTAATTTTTGCAATAATTCTAGGTGTAATATTAGGGGACAAATTTCCTGATATTTGGATATCATTAGGTATAATTTTAATTATTATTAGTGGAGTTTTAGCTTCAAGTAAAAAATAA
- a CDS encoding FMN-binding glutamate synthase family protein, producing the protein MSFDWEFSTIEWSIIILVIFAWYIHDKYVQRKHQLLVNYPIIGRLRFVLEEAREPFRQYFGDEKFYESKDKLDWLNKACRDLPNYASFSPSQPLPYPKFMIRHANIVLNEDEIEGGFEVTFGPRRKKPFISKSIIGRSAMSDGSISPEGTRAFAKGALEGQFPINTGEGSVTSNFFVTHQNYKADYMKVVHGTKFEKKIKDVVQFFFNGAVAADVYRKLVFGKDPEAETYIFDLQSSLFHRINWDAPLESFPKEVPTDLPDITFQISSGLYGARDKAGKFDPIRYEKVMKFCRMTEIKMAQGAKQTGGKLAGHKVTPAIAYYRGVEAYKDVFSPNRFPYANTIEELFDFIGQLQQISEKPVGVKIVISDLDNIEPYAKEIKKRIDEGKDSYPDYIAIDGGSGGSATAPIETMERVGLDIKDSIYLVDKVLSEYGVRDKIKLVASGKVLTPDDVIIIMSLGADFIQIARGFMMSAGCIRARYCSGTTGHDCPVGLATQNKSKRKKYFVHKQAKKVANYHKNLLKSVKSMLAIMGLKNVGQLNKHRIMFIDKDAKVYDNMDDVFKRKLKIGRDLEDEYHEHG; encoded by the coding sequence GTGAGTTTTGATTGGGAATTTTCAACAATAGAATGGAGTATTATTATACTTGTAATATTTGCTTGGTATATACATGATAAATATGTTCAAAGAAAACATCAATTATTGGTAAATTATCCAATTATTGGAAGATTGAGATTTGTTTTAGAAGAAGCAAGGGAACCATTTAGACAATACTTTGGTGATGAAAAGTTTTATGAGTCAAAAGATAAACTAGACTGGCTTAATAAGGCATGTAGAGATTTACCTAATTATGCTTCATTTTCTCCAAGTCAACCTTTGCCATATCCTAAGTTTATGATAAGACATGCCAATATAGTTTTAAATGAAGATGAGATTGAAGGGGGATTTGAAGTAACTTTTGGTCCAAGAAGGAAAAAGCCTTTTATTTCTAAATCTATAATTGGAAGATCTGCTATGAGTGATGGTTCTATTTCTCCTGAAGGAACAAGAGCATTTGCTAAAGGAGCTTTAGAAGGACAATTTCCTATAAACACAGGTGAAGGTAGTGTAACATCAAACTTTTTTGTAACACATCAAAATTACAAAGCTGATTATATGAAAGTTGTACACGGAACAAAGTTTGAAAAAAAGATAAAAGATGTAGTTCAATTCTTTTTTAATGGAGCAGTTGCGGCTGATGTTTATAGAAAATTAGTATTTGGGAAAGACCCAGAAGCTGAAACTTATATATTTGATTTACAATCATCACTGTTTCACAGAATAAACTGGGATGCTCCTTTAGAGTCTTTTCCAAAAGAAGTTCCAACAGACTTACCTGATATCACATTCCAAATAAGCTCTGGATTGTATGGTGCTAGGGATAAAGCTGGTAAATTTGACCCTATAAGATATGAAAAAGTTATGAAATTTTGTCGTATGACAGAGATAAAAATGGCACAAGGTGCAAAACAAACAGGTGGAAAACTAGCTGGTCATAAAGTTACTCCTGCAATTGCTTATTATAGAGGTGTTGAAGCATATAAAGATGTTTTTTCACCAAATAGATTTCCTTATGCAAATACTATTGAAGAACTTTTTGATTTCATTGGACAATTACAACAAATCTCTGAAAAACCAGTTGGAGTAAAAATTGTTATTTCTGATTTAGATAATATCGAACCTTATGCTAAAGAGATTAAAAAAAGAATAGATGAAGGAAAAGATTCATATCCTGATTATATTGCTATTGATGGAGGAAGTGGAGGAAGTGCTACTGCTCCAATTGAAACAATGGAAAGAGTAGGTCTTGATATTAAAGATTCTATTTATTTAGTAGATAAAGTATTATCTGAATATGGAGTTAGAGATAAAATTAAACTTGTAGCTAGTGGAAAAGTTTTAACTCCTGATGATGTTATAATAATCATGTCTTTAGGAGCAGATTTTATTCAAATTGCAAGGGGATTTATGATGAGTGCTGGATGTATTAGAGCTAGATATTGTTCTGGCACGACAGGTCATGATTGTCCCGTTGGACTTGCTACTCAAAATAAATCTAAAAGAAAAAAATATTTTGTGCACAAACAAGCTAAAAAAGTAGCAAACTATCATAAAAATTTACTAAAAAGTGTAAAAAGTATGTTAGCAATTATGGGACTTAAAAATGTAGGACAATTAAATAAACATAGAATAATGTTTATAGATAAAGATGCAAAAGTTTATGATAATATGGATGATGTATTTAAAAGAAAATTAAAAATCGGTAGAGATTTAGAGGATGAATATCATGAACATGGATAA